In uncultured Draconibacterium sp., one genomic interval encodes:
- a CDS encoding beta-L-arabinofuranosidase domain-containing protein produces MKRACKSFTLDRMIKRGELHTIPLKTSNFNRMNLVKPIVVMILVFCAWGASSVFAQSGDQILDGIGETGLIARYTLEENAKDWSRNNLHGTIHGPAYKFVDDEVFGKVFSLSGDGKTYISIPGEMLAGEESMSISAWISPQSAESTAPFFDFGKNGKSALFMASGANNTCVAQINTGANSYTANSEAPELNKWNHIAVVINVPEKTFTTYLNGKQLSEVKNIEVELKQLFDGKDGESQFRIGSAALKAKLHDFRIYRIPLTSRQIGWINFNALHKEEAEEMMRNKQEAELQEFPESTPQLYNKYLTDVPTIEVETEVGFLPRLPRFVKGVYSNNFEGPEVRVLWPAPEDNSAVQSAGKYTVTGRVAGTDIQPKAIVTVVAHNHDHDAPHRTLEAFDLDEVQLTEDLHHHETKFVENRDKFVDGLLETNPDDFLYMFRNAFGQEQPAGAEPLGVWDSQETKLRGHATGHYLSALAQAYSSAAYDPAIQAKFATKMEYMVNTLYDLAQLSGTPKTAGGESVADPLAVPPGPGKVDFDSDLSEDGIRTDYWNWGKGFISAYPPDQFIMLEHGAKYGTDNDKVWAPYYTLHKILAGLMDIYEVSGNKKALDIVEGMGDWVHARLSVVPTETLISIWNTYIAGEFGGMNEALARLSRLTNNKSYLETAKLFDNIRVFFGDAEHSHGLAKNVDMFRGLHANQHIPQIMGALEIYRDSKEPEYFDIADNFWNKATGDYMYSIGGVAGARNPANAECFTAEPATLYENGFSVGGQNETCATYNMLKLSRNLFLYNQQARLMDYYERGLYNHILASVDEHTPANTYHVPLRAGSVKQFSNAHMDGFTCCNGTALESNTKLQNSIYFRSADNKALYVNLYVPSTLNWTNKDITVTQTTAYPKEDHTTLTISGSGKFDLNVRVPHWASKGFFVTINDNKQDVTVEPGTYLTISRKWKDGDKVELRMPFHFYLEPVMDQQNVASLFYGPVLLAAQEDGPRKEWRKVTLNAEDISKSISGDPEKLEFEIDGVTYKPFYETYGRHSVYLDVTLK; encoded by the coding sequence ATGAAACGAGCATGTAAATCATTTACACTCGACAGAATGATTAAAAGAGGCGAGTTACATACGATACCGTTGAAAACAAGCAATTTTAATCGTATGAATTTAGTTAAGCCGATCGTTGTAATGATACTTGTTTTTTGTGCCTGGGGTGCAAGCAGTGTATTTGCACAAAGCGGCGATCAGATTTTGGACGGCATTGGCGAAACCGGGTTAATTGCCCGTTATACGCTGGAAGAAAATGCTAAAGACTGGTCGAGAAATAATTTACATGGTACCATTCACGGCCCGGCTTATAAATTTGTCGACGATGAAGTGTTTGGCAAAGTGTTTTCGTTGTCGGGCGATGGCAAAACCTACATTTCAATACCTGGCGAAATGCTGGCAGGAGAGGAGTCGATGAGTATTTCAGCGTGGATTTCTCCGCAATCGGCAGAAAGTACAGCTCCGTTTTTCGATTTTGGTAAGAATGGAAAGTCTGCCTTGTTTATGGCTTCCGGTGCCAACAACACTTGTGTGGCACAAATAAATACCGGTGCTAATAGTTACACCGCAAATTCGGAAGCACCTGAGCTAAATAAATGGAACCATATTGCTGTTGTTATTAATGTTCCTGAAAAAACATTTACCACCTACCTAAACGGCAAACAGCTTAGCGAGGTAAAAAATATTGAAGTAGAGTTAAAGCAATTGTTTGATGGCAAAGACGGAGAAAGTCAGTTTCGTATCGGAAGTGCTGCTTTAAAAGCTAAACTGCACGATTTCCGTATCTACCGGATTCCTTTAACAAGTAGACAAATTGGCTGGATCAATTTTAACGCTTTGCATAAAGAGGAAGCTGAAGAAATGATGCGTAACAAGCAAGAGGCAGAACTTCAGGAATTTCCGGAATCGACACCTCAGTTGTATAATAAGTATTTAACCGACGTTCCCACTATTGAAGTGGAAACAGAAGTGGGCTTCCTTCCACGTTTGCCACGATTTGTTAAAGGCGTTTACAGCAACAATTTCGAGGGGCCTGAAGTGCGTGTACTTTGGCCTGCTCCCGAAGATAACAGTGCAGTACAAAGTGCAGGAAAATATACGGTAACCGGGCGAGTTGCCGGAACCGATATTCAACCCAAAGCCATTGTTACAGTGGTTGCGCATAATCACGATCATGATGCTCCACACCGCACGCTGGAGGCTTTTGATTTGGATGAGGTACAGTTAACCGAAGATCTGCATCACCACGAAACAAAATTTGTAGAGAACCGCGATAAATTCGTTGATGGTTTGCTGGAAACCAATCCTGATGATTTCCTGTACATGTTTCGCAATGCTTTCGGGCAGGAGCAACCTGCAGGAGCCGAGCCTCTTGGCGTTTGGGACAGCCAGGAGACAAAGCTTCGCGGTCATGCCACCGGGCACTATCTGAGCGCTTTGGCTCAGGCCTATTCAAGTGCTGCTTACGATCCTGCTATCCAGGCTAAGTTTGCCACGAAAATGGAGTATATGGTGAATACGTTGTATGACCTGGCACAACTGTCGGGAACTCCTAAAACTGCAGGTGGTGAGTCGGTAGCCGATCCGTTGGCCGTTCCTCCCGGACCGGGAAAAGTTGATTTTGATTCGGATTTAAGCGAAGATGGTATTCGCACCGATTACTGGAACTGGGGTAAAGGATTTATCAGTGCCTATCCGCCCGATCAGTTTATTATGTTGGAACATGGTGCAAAATACGGAACCGATAACGATAAAGTTTGGGCGCCATATTATACTTTGCACAAAATATTGGCCGGTTTAATGGATATTTACGAAGTGAGTGGCAACAAGAAAGCGCTTGATATTGTAGAAGGAATGGGCGACTGGGTACATGCTCGTTTAAGTGTGGTACCAACCGAAACACTTATCAGCATTTGGAACACCTACATTGCCGGCGAATTTGGCGGAATGAACGAAGCTCTGGCACGATTAAGCCGCTTAACCAACAATAAGAGTTATCTTGAAACGGCGAAATTATTCGATAACATCCGCGTATTTTTTGGCGATGCAGAACATTCACACGGACTGGCGAAAAATGTTGATATGTTCCGTGGCTTACATGCCAACCAGCATATTCCACAAATTATGGGTGCACTGGAAATTTATCGCGATTCGAAGGAGCCGGAATATTTCGATATTGCCGATAACTTCTGGAATAAAGCCACCGGAGATTATATGTATAGTATTGGTGGTGTTGCAGGAGCCCGTAATCCGGCCAATGCCGAATGTTTTACTGCTGAGCCGGCAACGCTTTACGAAAACGGTTTTTCGGTTGGCGGACAGAATGAAACCTGTGCAACATATAACATGCTAAAATTGAGTCGCAACCTTTTTCTGTATAATCAGCAAGCCAGATTGATGGATTATTACGAGCGGGGGCTTTATAACCATATTCTGGCATCGGTTGATGAGCATACTCCTGCAAATACCTACCACGTGCCTTTGCGTGCCGGATCGGTAAAACAATTTAGTAATGCACATATGGATGGGTTTACCTGTTGCAATGGAACGGCACTCGAGAGCAATACAAAATTGCAGAACTCAATCTATTTCCGCAGTGCAGATAACAAGGCTTTGTATGTAAACCTTTATGTGCCGTCAACATTAAACTGGACAAACAAGGATATTACGGTTACGCAAACAACAGCTTATCCAAAAGAAGACCATACAACATTAACCATTAGCGGTAGCGGCAAATTCGATCTGAATGTGCGTGTGCCGCATTGGGCTAGCAAAGGTTTTTTTGTAACTATAAATGACAATAAACAAGATGTAACAGTTGAGCCGGGAACTTACCTTACCATCAGCCGTAAATGGAAAGACGGCGATAAAGTGGAGTTACGTATGCCATTTCACTTTTATTTGGAGCCGGTAATGGATCAGCAAAACGTTGCCAGTTTATTCTACGGACCGGTTTTGCTGGCTGCCCAGGAAGACGGACCACGCAAGGAATGGCGTAAAGTAACCCTTAATGCAGAAGACATCAGCAAATCGATTTCAGGTGACCCGGAGAAGCTGGAGTTTGAAATTGACGGTGTTACCTACAAACCGTTTTACGAAACCTACGGTCGCCATTCGGTATATTTGGATGTGACTTTGAAATAG
- a CDS encoding IS1182 family transposase, which yields MKYLKGQNRSQISLFPVSLDQAINADNEVRLIDVFVNSLKLEEFGFRVDHIENGRPAYHPADLLKLYIYGYLNQLRSSRKLEKECKRNIELMWLLKTLRPDHNTIANFRRDNPKAIKKVFRETVKIATYFNLIGGTLIAGDSTKLRAQNSKKNNYNQKKIDRHLEYIENKLAEYNKALAESDGDKKQEIENEIEKQNQRKDGYKKIEQELKKSGQRQISTSDPDSRHQITRNNITEVAYSAQTSVDAKNYIPIDYKITNANDKKAMGTMLRRAKTILRHNDFTALYDKGYHTGSELAIADSLGIPAIVAIPPFSGASHAPDLRYDVEHFDYDPKTDTYTCLQGHTLRTTGYWHHAKNGAGETAYRFRNYTTPKCKSCEVRPLCTKSAANGKQVRRSEFAGNIENNKKRVQESEKLYKRRQAIVEHPFGTIKRQWGFNYIITKKYMKRAEADFGFIMSAYNLRRIINIVGIKKLEKYITSIFSVLCSIFDLLELFLNHRNRIQYKTIKTICYEIRIPGHLIKLNFNAPGKGF from the coding sequence ATGAAGTATCTCAAAGGGCAAAACAGATCACAAATATCACTTTTCCCGGTGTCGCTCGACCAGGCCATAAATGCAGACAACGAAGTGCGCTTAATCGATGTTTTTGTTAACAGTCTGAAGCTGGAAGAATTCGGATTCAGGGTTGACCATATTGAAAACGGGCGTCCTGCTTACCACCCAGCCGACTTGCTTAAACTTTACATTTATGGCTATCTTAATCAGTTAAGGTCGTCGAGGAAACTGGAGAAGGAGTGCAAGCGAAACATTGAATTAATGTGGCTATTGAAAACGCTGCGTCCCGATCACAACACTATCGCTAACTTCAGGCGCGATAACCCAAAGGCCATCAAAAAAGTATTCCGCGAAACCGTAAAGATTGCAACGTATTTTAACCTTATTGGCGGAACGCTGATTGCAGGCGACAGTACAAAACTGCGTGCCCAGAACAGCAAAAAGAACAACTACAACCAAAAGAAAATAGACCGTCACCTGGAGTACATCGAAAACAAACTGGCTGAATACAACAAAGCACTGGCCGAAAGCGATGGAGATAAAAAGCAGGAAATTGAAAACGAAATTGAAAAGCAAAACCAGCGAAAAGATGGCTATAAAAAGATTGAACAAGAGCTAAAAAAATCGGGGCAACGACAGATCTCAACTTCCGATCCCGACAGCCGTCACCAGATCACGCGCAACAACATTACCGAAGTAGCCTACTCGGCGCAAACTTCGGTCGATGCAAAAAACTACATCCCTATCGATTATAAAATAACCAATGCAAACGATAAAAAGGCAATGGGAACAATGCTCAGAAGAGCAAAGACAATACTTCGACACAACGATTTTACTGCCCTTTACGATAAAGGCTACCATACCGGAAGCGAACTGGCCATCGCCGATTCGCTCGGTATTCCGGCAATTGTAGCCATTCCTCCGTTTTCAGGAGCCTCGCATGCTCCGGACCTTAGGTACGATGTGGAACATTTTGATTACGACCCGAAAACCGATACTTACACCTGTTTGCAGGGTCACACCCTAAGAACCACCGGCTACTGGCACCACGCAAAAAACGGTGCCGGAGAAACAGCCTATCGCTTCCGCAACTACACAACACCTAAATGTAAAAGTTGTGAGGTCCGCCCGCTGTGCACAAAATCGGCTGCAAACGGCAAGCAAGTCAGGCGAAGCGAGTTTGCCGGCAATATTGAAAACAACAAAAAACGCGTTCAGGAAAGCGAAAAACTGTACAAACGACGGCAGGCCATTGTGGAACACCCCTTCGGGACCATTAAACGTCAGTGGGGATTCAATTATATTATCACCAAAAAGTACATGAAAAGAGCTGAAGCCGATTTTGGTTTTATAATGTCGGCATACAACCTCAGACGAATAATCAATATTGTGGGCATAAAAAAGTTAGAAAAATACATCACAAGTATTTTTTCTGTTTTATGTTCAATTTTTGATCTTTTAGAGCTATTTTTAAACCACAGAAACCGAATACAATACAAAACAATAAAAACCATCTGTTATGAAATCCGCATCCCTGGCCACTTAATAAAGCTCAATTTTAATGCCCCGGGAAAGGGTTTTTAG
- a CDS encoding sialate O-acetylesterase, which translates to MIHSFLMIGQSNMAGRGFLKDAPTIYNEHIKMLRNGRWQTMVEPINYDRPSAGVGLASSFAAALHLKNPANEIGLIPCADGGTSLDDWNVDGVLFKNAVFQAKLAQKTSELKGILWHQGENDCQPNNAKNYGEKFSAIIQTLREELEIPNIPIIIGGLGDFLTQGVYGEYFASYSIVNEELQKFAKNHPNCYFVTASGLTANPDGIHINASSQRFFGIRYFEAFNEQKHIFEPTDIENKTLEMIYNKPLSNTEKIGLLDLKFSSGDLSLESYKTEMAKLK; encoded by the coding sequence ATGATACACTCTTTTTTAATGATTGGTCAATCAAATATGGCAGGACGTGGTTTCCTGAAAGATGCACCAACGATTTATAATGAACATATAAAAATGCTTCGAAACGGGAGATGGCAGACAATGGTTGAGCCAATAAATTATGATCGTCCAAGTGCAGGTGTTGGTTTAGCCTCTTCCTTTGCCGCTGCATTGCATTTAAAAAACCCAGCAAATGAAATCGGCTTGATTCCTTGTGCAGATGGTGGGACGAGTTTAGATGATTGGAATGTTGATGGAGTTCTGTTTAAAAATGCGGTTTTTCAGGCAAAACTTGCTCAAAAAACAAGTGAATTGAAAGGCATTCTTTGGCATCAAGGAGAAAATGATTGTCAACCTAACAATGCGAAAAATTATGGTGAAAAATTTTCTGCTATTATTCAAACGTTAAGGGAAGAACTTGAGATTCCAAATATTCCAATAATTATTGGTGGACTTGGAGACTTTTTAACGCAAGGTGTGTACGGAGAATATTTCGCATCATATTCTATTGTAAATGAAGAATTACAAAAATTCGCTAAAAACCATCCAAATTGTTATTTTGTAACGGCTTCAGGTTTAACCGCTAACCCTGATGGAATTCATATAAATGCATCTTCTCAAAGATTTTTTGGCATTCGATATTTTGAAGCTTTTAATGAACAAAAGCATATTTTTGAACCAACTGACATTGAAAACAAAACATTAGAGATGATTTATAACAAACCTTTATCCAACACCGAAAAAATCGGATTATTAGATTTAAAATTTTCAAGTGGTGATTTATCCTTAGAAAGTTATAAAACTGAAATGGCAAAATTAAAATAA
- a CDS encoding IS1182 family transposase, with translation MKYLKGQNRSQISLFPVSLDQAINADNEVRLIDVFVNSLKLEEFGFRVDHIENGRPAYHPADLLKLYIYGYLNQLRSSRKLEKECKRNIELMWLLKTLRPDHNTIANFRRDNPKAIKKVFRETVKIATYFNLIGGTLIADDSTKLRAQNSKKNNYNQKKIDRHLEYIENKLAEYNKALAESDGDKKQEIENEIEKQNQRKDGYKKIEQELKKSGQRQISTSDPDSRHQITRNNITEVAYSAQTSVDAKNYIPIDYKITNANDKKAMGTMLRRAKTILRHNDFTALYDKGYHTGSELAIADSLGIPAIVAIPPFSGASHAPDLRYDVEHFDYDPKTDTYTCLQGHTLRTTGYWHHAKNGAGETAYRFRNYTTPKCKSCEVRPLCTKSAANGKQVRRSEFAGNIENNKKRVQESEKLYKRRQAIVEHPFGTIKRQWGFNYIITKKYMKRAEADFGFIMSAYNLRRIINIVGIKKLEKYITSIFSVLCSIFDLLELFLNHRNRIQYKTIKTICYEIRIPGHLIKLNFNAPGKGF, from the coding sequence ATGAAGTATCTCAAAGGGCAAAACAGATCACAAATATCACTTTTCCCGGTGTCGCTCGACCAGGCCATAAATGCAGACAACGAAGTGCGCTTAATCGATGTTTTTGTTAACAGTCTGAAGTTGGAAGAATTCGGATTCAGGGTTGACCATATTGAAAACGGGCGTCCTGCTTACCACCCAGCCGACTTGCTTAAACTTTACATTTATGGCTATCTTAATCAGTTAAGGTCGTCGAGGAAACTGGAGAAGGAGTGCAAGCGAAACATTGAATTAATGTGGCTATTGAAAACGCTGCGTCCCGATCACAACACTATCGCTAACTTCAGGCGCGATAACCCAAAGGCCATCAAAAAAGTATTCCGCGAAACCGTAAAGATTGCAACGTATTTTAACCTTATTGGCGGAACGCTGATTGCAGACGACAGTACAAAACTGCGTGCCCAGAACAGCAAAAAGAACAACTACAACCAAAAGAAAATAGACCGTCACCTGGAGTACATCGAAAACAAACTGGCTGAATACAACAAAGCACTGGCCGAAAGCGATGGAGATAAAAAGCAGGAAATTGAAAACGAAATTGAAAAGCAAAACCAGCGAAAAGATGGCTATAAAAAGATTGAACAAGAGCTAAAAAAATCGGGGCAACGACAGATCTCAACTTCCGATCCCGACAGCCGTCACCAGATCACGCGCAACAACATTACCGAAGTAGCCTACTCGGCGCAAACTTCGGTCGATGCAAAAAACTACATCCCTATCGATTATAAAATAACCAATGCAAACGATAAAAAGGCAATGGGAACAATGCTCAGAAGAGCAAAGACAATACTTCGGCACAACGATTTTACTGCCCTTTACGATAAAGGCTACCATACCGGAAGCGAACTGGCCATCGCCGATTCGCTCGGTATTCCGGCAATTGTAGCCATTCCTCCGTTTTCAGGAGCCTCGCATGCTCCGGACCTTAGGTACGATGTGGAACATTTTGATTACGACCCGAAAACCGATACTTACACCTGTTTGCAGGGTCACACCCTAAGAACCACCGGCTACTGGCACCACGCAAAAAACGGTGCCGGAGAAACAGCCTATCGCTTCCGCAACTACACAACACCTAAATGTAAAAGTTGTGAGGTCCGCCCGCTGTGCACAAAATCGGCTGCAAACGGCAAGCAAGTCAGGCGAAGCGAGTTTGCCGGCAATATTGAAAACAACAAAAAACGCGTTCAGGAAAGCGAAAAACTGTACAAACGACGGCAGGCCATTGTGGAACACCCCTTCGGGACCATTAAACGTCAGTGGGGATTCAATTATATTATCACCAAAAAGTACATGAAAAGAGCTGAAGCCGATTTTGGTTTTATAATGTCGGCATACAACCTCAGACGAATAATCAATATTGTGGGCATAAAAAAGTTAGAAAAATACATCACAAGTATTTTTTCTGTTTTATGTTCAATTTTTGATCTTTTAGAGCTATTTTTAAACCACAGAAACCGAATACAATACAAAACAATAAAAACCATCTGTTATGAAATCCGCATCCCTGGCCACTTAATAAAGCTCAATTTTAATGCCCCGGGAAAGGGTTTTTAG